A window of Tautonia plasticadhaerens contains these coding sequences:
- a CDS encoding LOG family protein: MSTRPDGPHDPGKTTRPLPGPPTAEQWERRWQGYWARAGALDYELDAAADEDAGATQERSFLTQSRTPAREQERLRRIDEEFERGFRKLHDLGPAVTVFGSARFAEGTPEYESGRQLGGELARAGFVVITGGGPGMMEAANRGAREAGGRSIGCNIILPFEQHPNPYLDEVVEFRYFFVRKVMLVKYSCAFVCLPGGLGTLDELFEAATLIQCRKIGPFPLVLVGEGFWSGLRDYIWRLVLAGAVSEEELGFATIVDSPGDAVDRILRGLPDAVRGRLRPLDPERH; encoded by the coding sequence ATGTCGACGCGACCAGACGGACCGCATGATCCAGGGAAGACGACGCGCCCCTTGCCGGGGCCGCCGACTGCCGAGCAGTGGGAGCGACGCTGGCAAGGCTACTGGGCCCGTGCCGGCGCCCTGGACTACGAACTGGACGCGGCCGCCGATGAGGACGCCGGCGCGACCCAGGAACGGAGCTTCCTCACCCAGTCCAGGACACCGGCCAGAGAGCAGGAGCGGCTCCGCCGGATCGACGAGGAGTTCGAGCGGGGCTTCCGGAAGCTCCATGACCTCGGGCCGGCGGTCACCGTCTTCGGCTCGGCCCGGTTCGCCGAGGGGACACCCGAGTACGAGTCGGGCCGGCAGCTCGGCGGCGAGCTGGCCCGAGCCGGTTTCGTCGTCATCACCGGCGGCGGCCCCGGGATGATGGAGGCGGCCAACCGCGGGGCCCGGGAGGCCGGCGGACGGAGCATCGGCTGCAACATCATCCTGCCCTTCGAGCAGCACCCCAATCCCTACCTCGACGAGGTGGTCGAGTTCCGCTACTTCTTCGTCCGCAAGGTGATGCTGGTCAAGTACTCCTGCGCCTTCGTCTGCCTACCGGGCGGGCTCGGGACCCTTGACGAGCTGTTCGAGGCCGCCACGCTGATCCAGTGCCGCAAGATCGGGCCGTTCCCGCTGGTGCTCGTCGGCGAGGGGTTCTGGTCCGGCCTGCGCGATTACATCTGGCGACTGGTCCTGGCCGGGGCCGTCTCCGAGGAGGAGCTGGGCTTCGCCACGATCGTCGACTCGCCCGGGGACGCGGTCGACCGGATCCTCCGCGGCCTGCCGGACGCGGTCCGAGGGCGGCTCCGGCCCCTCGACCCGGAGCGTCACTGA
- a CDS encoding DUF4914 family protein, with protein MISDRGPFDRFAVPEELGEILAGCPGWHLPEGVDELVELATRDAIDGWHEVAYEVPGRGRVVEARVCRVTNGVAANYPEPAMRRRDPGCMVIGDDQPTNKPTYAERFGRPFNGTRRETLDWLKTQELAIFPFTSGVPGKGVEAVAVVPANAGFFAMGLALLQGMLTPGAVSPSFRPRAAVYVAPPFRHTHFEGRQVVVHNRRPELHELFSYNLYPGPSAKKGIYGVLLAVGERERWVTAHCSTVRVVNPYGVRLTIMHEGASGGGKSEMLEEIHRERDGRLLVGRNLVTGAESYALLPSGCRLYPVTDDMALCHPSLRRADGRLGLVDAEDAWFVRVNHIDRYGVDPDLERRMIQPRSPLLFLNIKAFPGGTALPWDHIEDEPGKPCPNPRVVIPRADVEGVVDGPVAVDLRTFGVRFPPCTRERPSYGIAGLFHLLPPALAWLWRLVAPRGHANPSVLDAGGMSSEGVGSYWPFATGRRVDQANLLLEQFRDGRRMQYLLVPNQHVGAWHVGFMPQWIMREYFARRGIARFGRSQFTPSRCPLLGYSPASLVIEGVQVPDHALQVDRQPEVGVQAYDAGAEILTAFFAEQLRQFLVSDLDPLGRRIVECMLDGGTARDYEALIEAEPLFEDDASS; from the coding sequence ATGATCTCGGACCGAGGGCCATTCGACCGCTTCGCGGTCCCCGAGGAGCTGGGGGAAATCCTGGCAGGCTGCCCGGGGTGGCATCTGCCCGAGGGCGTCGACGAGCTGGTCGAGCTCGCGACGCGCGACGCGATCGACGGCTGGCACGAGGTCGCCTACGAGGTCCCCGGCCGGGGTCGGGTCGTCGAGGCCCGCGTCTGCCGGGTGACCAACGGGGTCGCCGCCAACTACCCCGAGCCCGCCATGCGGCGCCGGGACCCGGGGTGCATGGTCATCGGCGACGACCAGCCCACGAACAAGCCGACGTACGCCGAGCGCTTCGGCCGCCCCTTCAACGGGACCCGGCGCGAGACCCTCGACTGGCTGAAGACGCAGGAGCTCGCGATCTTCCCCTTCACCTCCGGGGTGCCGGGCAAGGGGGTCGAGGCGGTGGCCGTCGTGCCGGCCAACGCCGGGTTTTTCGCGATGGGGCTGGCCTTGCTCCAGGGGATGCTCACCCCCGGGGCGGTCTCCCCGTCCTTCCGGCCCCGGGCGGCGGTCTACGTCGCCCCGCCGTTCCGCCACACCCACTTCGAGGGCCGCCAGGTCGTCGTCCACAACCGGCGCCCGGAGTTGCACGAGCTGTTCAGTTACAACCTCTACCCCGGCCCCAGCGCGAAGAAGGGGATCTACGGTGTGCTGCTGGCCGTCGGCGAACGCGAGCGCTGGGTGACGGCCCACTGCTCGACCGTACGGGTCGTCAACCCCTACGGCGTCCGCCTGACGATCATGCACGAGGGGGCCAGCGGCGGCGGCAAGAGCGAGATGCTCGAGGAAATCCACCGCGAGCGGGATGGCCGGCTGCTGGTCGGCCGCAACCTGGTGACCGGGGCCGAGAGCTACGCGCTGCTGCCCAGCGGCTGCCGGCTCTACCCTGTCACCGACGACATGGCCCTCTGCCACCCGAGCCTCCGGCGGGCCGACGGCCGGCTGGGGCTGGTCGACGCCGAGGATGCCTGGTTCGTCCGGGTCAACCACATCGACCGCTATGGCGTCGACCCGGACCTCGAGCGGCGCATGATCCAGCCCCGGAGCCCGCTGCTGTTCCTCAACATCAAGGCCTTCCCCGGCGGGACGGCGCTGCCCTGGGACCACATCGAGGACGAGCCGGGCAAGCCTTGCCCGAACCCGCGGGTGGTCATCCCTCGGGCCGACGTCGAGGGGGTCGTCGACGGCCCCGTGGCGGTGGACCTGCGCACCTTCGGCGTCCGCTTCCCCCCGTGCACCCGCGAGCGCCCGAGCTACGGCATCGCCGGCCTCTTCCACCTGCTCCCGCCGGCGCTGGCCTGGCTCTGGCGGCTGGTGGCCCCGCGCGGCCACGCCAACCCGAGCGTCCTCGACGCCGGCGGGATGAGCTCCGAGGGCGTCGGCTCCTACTGGCCCTTCGCGACGGGCCGCCGCGTCGACCAGGCGAACCTGCTGCTCGAGCAGTTCCGCGACGGCCGTCGCATGCAGTACCTGCTGGTGCCGAACCAGCACGTCGGGGCCTGGCACGTCGGGTTCATGCCTCAGTGGATCATGCGGGAATACTTCGCCCGCCGCGGCATCGCCCGCTTCGGCCGCTCGCAGTTCACGCCCTCCCGGTGCCCCTTGCTCGGCTACTCGCCGGCGTCGCTGGTGATCGAGGGGGTGCAGGTCCCAGACCATGCCCTCCAGGTCGATCGGCAACCCGAGGTCGGCGTGCAGGCCTACGACGCCGGAGCCGAGATCCTCACCGCCTTCTTCGCCGAGCAGCTCCGGCAGTTCCTGGTCTCCGACCTGGACCCGCTGGGGCGCCGGATCGTGGAGTGCATGCTCGACGGGGGCACAGCCCGGGACTACGAGGCGCTCATCGAGGCGGAGCCGCTCTTCGAGGACGACGCCAGCTCATGA
- a CDS encoding ATP-dependent 6-phosphofructokinase translates to MDESERLIRVATLGTPTGPSPLPLATATGTGRARFVTEDVWVRNRVEVAREGGPDPGDEILFEKAGPRERLFFDPASTKAAVVTCGGLCPGLNSVIRSLFLELHLGYGVPEVLGIRDGYMGLDPAVGRPPIPLSREFVSRIHTDGGTVLGSSRGAQDTGRMVDFLEREGIRLLFCIGGDGTLRGAHAIAEEARRRGLPIAVVGIPKTIDNDIRYCTRTFGFTTAVDLARQVIHAAHTEATGAPRGIGLVKLMGRDAGFIACGATLASQEVNFTLIPEVPFQLEGEGGLLAALERRMDEREHAVIVVSEGAGQNLFGEPAAGGDASGNRRYHDIGPLLKGRIVEHFRTLGSPVDLKYIDPSYIVRSAAANTEDSFLCDQLARRAAHAAMSGRTDLVVVGLNGSFAHVPIPLAVERKRQVDPEGELWGAVLAVTGQPAWLGG, encoded by the coding sequence ATGGACGAGTCGGAGCGGCTGATCCGCGTCGCGACGCTCGGGACCCCGACGGGCCCGTCGCCGCTGCCCCTGGCGACGGCGACGGGGACCGGTCGGGCCCGGTTCGTGACCGAGGACGTCTGGGTCCGCAACCGGGTCGAGGTCGCTCGGGAGGGCGGGCCCGATCCCGGTGACGAGATCCTCTTCGAGAAGGCCGGCCCGCGCGAGCGCCTCTTCTTCGACCCGGCCTCCACGAAGGCGGCGGTGGTCACCTGCGGCGGCCTCTGCCCCGGGCTCAACAGCGTCATCCGCTCGCTCTTCCTGGAGTTGCACCTCGGCTACGGCGTCCCCGAGGTGCTCGGCATCCGCGACGGCTACATGGGGCTGGACCCGGCGGTCGGCCGGCCGCCGATCCCCCTGTCTCGGGAGTTCGTCTCCAGGATCCACACGGACGGCGGGACGGTCCTCGGCTCCTCCCGGGGCGCGCAGGACACGGGGCGGATGGTCGACTTCCTGGAGCGGGAGGGGATCCGGCTGCTCTTCTGCATCGGCGGGGACGGGACCCTGCGCGGCGCCCACGCGATCGCCGAGGAGGCCCGGCGCCGGGGCCTGCCGATCGCCGTCGTGGGGATCCCCAAGACGATCGACAACGACATCCGCTACTGCACCCGCACCTTCGGCTTCACCACGGCCGTCGACCTCGCTCGACAGGTCATCCACGCGGCCCACACCGAGGCGACGGGGGCGCCCCGCGGCATCGGGCTGGTGAAACTCATGGGCCGCGACGCCGGCTTCATCGCCTGCGGGGCGACGCTTGCCAGCCAGGAGGTCAACTTCACGCTCATCCCCGAAGTCCCCTTCCAACTCGAAGGCGAGGGCGGCCTGCTTGCCGCGTTGGAACGCCGGATGGACGAGCGCGAGCACGCGGTCATCGTCGTCTCCGAGGGGGCCGGGCAGAATCTCTTTGGCGAGCCGGCCGCGGGCGGCGACGCCTCGGGCAACCGCCGCTACCACGACATCGGCCCGCTGCTCAAGGGGCGGATCGTGGAGCACTTCCGCACGCTGGGCAGCCCGGTCGACCTGAAGTACATCGACCCCAGCTATATCGTCCGCAGCGCGGCGGCCAACACCGAGGACAGCTTCCTCTGCGACCAGCTGGCCCGCCGCGCCGCCCACGCGGCGATGTCCGGCCGGACCGACCTGGTGGTCGTCGGCCTCAACGGGTCGTTCGCCCACGTGCCGATCCCGCTGGCCGTCGAGCGGAAGCGGCAGGTCGACCCGGAGGGCGAGCTCTGGGGCGCGGTCCTGGCGGTGACCGGCCAGCCCGCCTGGCTGGGCGGCTGA
- a CDS encoding efflux RND transporter periplasmic adaptor subunit, with translation MRPRIRMTSLAAATSLVAAAAGCQSAEPSVVETKPSAVSVSTPLVRPVVDYDAYTGRTRAVATVDIRSRVQGYLKEIRFEAGDLVEAGQILFVIDPREYEDAVALAEARLEQARAQARLTAVERERYRILAQRDVGSRQDFDRAAAAYDVSVAEAKGVEAELDRVRLDLSFTEVRSPIAGQAGAHLVDVGNLITAGQTDANLLTAVVAVDPMYVDFDVDERALLKYRKTAADRRGEEVDPAHIREARIPVEMGLADEPGFPHVGILDFADNRLDPDTGTLRARGVFPNADRLLTPGLFARVRIPVGELGDAVLVAETAIGSDQGIRFAYALGEGDRVERRLITVGPAIAGMAVITEGLSPEDRVLVSGIQRVREGIAVTPQDVPMPMPPGADEALASAASEAPEAPPADLATSVANAAAGMEPPPEPEPTPGPETTEPDADAPPAAPDDR, from the coding sequence ATGCGCCCCCGGATCCGCATGACCAGCCTCGCCGCCGCGACCTCGCTGGTCGCCGCGGCGGCCGGCTGCCAGAGCGCCGAGCCTTCGGTCGTCGAGACGAAGCCCTCGGCCGTCTCGGTCAGCACACCCCTGGTCCGGCCCGTCGTTGACTACGACGCGTACACCGGCCGGACCCGCGCCGTGGCCACGGTCGACATCCGGTCCCGCGTCCAGGGTTACCTCAAGGAGATCCGCTTCGAGGCCGGCGACCTCGTCGAGGCCGGCCAGATCCTCTTCGTCATCGACCCGCGCGAGTACGAGGACGCCGTCGCATTGGCCGAGGCCCGGCTGGAGCAGGCGAGGGCCCAGGCCCGGCTCACCGCCGTCGAGCGGGAACGTTACCGCATCCTCGCGCAGCGCGACGTCGGTAGCCGGCAGGACTTCGACCGCGCCGCCGCCGCCTACGACGTTTCCGTGGCCGAGGCCAAGGGCGTCGAGGCCGAGCTCGACCGCGTCCGGCTGGACCTGAGCTTCACCGAAGTTCGCTCGCCCATCGCCGGCCAGGCCGGCGCCCACCTCGTCGACGTCGGTAACCTGATCACCGCCGGCCAGACCGATGCCAACCTGCTCACCGCCGTCGTCGCAGTCGACCCCATGTACGTCGACTTCGACGTCGACGAGCGCGCCCTGCTGAAGTACCGCAAGACCGCCGCAGACCGCCGGGGGGAGGAGGTCGACCCGGCCCACATCCGCGAGGCCCGCATCCCGGTCGAGATGGGCCTGGCCGATGAGCCCGGCTTCCCCCACGTCGGCATCCTCGACTTCGCCGACAACCGCCTCGACCCCGACACCGGAACCCTCCGGGCCCGGGGCGTCTTCCCCAACGCCGACCGCCTGCTCACCCCCGGCCTTTTCGCCCGCGTCCGCATCCCGGTCGGCGAGCTGGGCGACGCTGTCCTGGTCGCCGAGACGGCCATCGGCTCCGACCAGGGGATCCGCTTCGCCTACGCCCTCGGCGAGGGCGACCGCGTCGAGCGTCGGCTCATCACCGTCGGCCCGGCCATCGCCGGCATGGCGGTCATCACCGAGGGCCTCTCTCCCGAGGATCGCGTCCTCGTCAGCGGCATCCAGCGCGTCCGCGAGGGGATCGCCGTCACGCCGCAGGACGTCCCGATGCCCATGCCCCCCGGCGCCGACGAGGCGCTCGCCTCGGCCGCCTCGGAGGCCCCCGAGGCGCCCCCGGCCGACCTCGCCACGTCCGTCGCCAACGCGGCCGCCGGCATGGAACCTCCCCCCGAGCCCGAGCCCACGCCCGGGCCCGAGACGACCGAACCGGACGCCGACGCCCCGCCGGCCGCCCCTGACGATCGCTGA
- a CDS encoding efflux RND transporter permease subunit → MFAEFFIKRPIAAAVLAILMIIFGGVGLLGLPVAQYPEITPPTVSVTTTFPGASAQTVADTVASEIEKEVNGVEDMLYMSSYSTSDGMYTLNVTFEVGTDLDNAQVLTQNRVSTAEAKLPEEVKRNGVTTKKKSPSITLCVNLISPEGRYDQLYLSNFATLQVKDELARLPGVGDVSFLGEREYSMRVWLDPDRLAALDLTASDVVAAIREQNVQVAAGRLGQQPAPDDVGFQYTLSTRGRLLEAEEFERIIVKTGAEGRVARLRDVARIELGARSYDVNSYLDGQPSVTLAVFQLPGSNAVETAEGIYEKMAELQESVFPPGLEYRIVYDTTQFIEESVASVVHTLIEAFILVFLVVLVFLQNWRATIIPMVAVPVSLIGTFIFMALFGFSLNNLSLFGLVLAIGIVVDDAIVVVENVERNLALGLKPREATSRAMGEVIGPIIATTFVMLAVFVPVAFITGISGRFYQQFALTIAVSTALSAFNSLTLSPALCAILLKPHDHSGHAARSWALPRLAYVLFFGYLADMLASPLVLEATGLDGAGAWAARGGVALAGGVAGWFVGAILDRIIAGFFKGFNVVFDAATSVYGKVVGGLIRGSAIVLVVYVGLLGLTYQGFRAVPVGFIPAQDKGYLVVNAQLPDAASLARTEAVIRRLSEAARQIPGVAHTIDNVGYSALNATNASNVGSMFVILEPFEERAGHPELGADAVLRTFAEQTSGDQDAIVSVFGAPPVEGLGSVGGFKLMVQDRGDSGPEAIQGAVANLVEAGDDQPMLAGLFSSYRADVPQYFIDIDRDMARSMGVPLDNIFETLQIELGSLYVNQFTRFGRNWQVNVQADSAYRLRPDQIAQLKTRGADGKMVPIGTLAGVREIGAPTIVERYNMFPAAALNGAPAPGASSGQAVSTMEQLAARELPRGMGTQWTELTLLQKLEGNTALFVFPFCVLCVFLVLAFQYESWSLPLAIILIVPMCLLCAIGGVWLMGMDNNIFTQIGLVVLVALASKNAILIVEFAREQEAGGMPRRDAAVTASVLRLRPILMTSFAFILGVVPLVRAVGAGAEMRRALGLAVFSGMLGVTAFGVLLTPVFYVVIRWLSAARGAADPYEPAPITAALRDGAEGEPVEAGIGSDIHAPAS, encoded by the coding sequence ATGTTCGCCGAGTTCTTCATCAAGCGCCCGATCGCCGCCGCGGTCCTGGCGATCCTCATGATCATCTTCGGCGGAGTTGGGCTGCTCGGCCTGCCGGTGGCCCAGTACCCGGAGATCACCCCGCCGACGGTCTCCGTCACCACCACCTTCCCCGGCGCCAGCGCCCAGACGGTGGCCGACACCGTCGCCTCGGAGATCGAGAAGGAGGTCAACGGCGTCGAGGACATGCTCTACATGTCGTCGTACTCCACCTCCGACGGCATGTACACCCTGAACGTCACCTTCGAGGTCGGCACCGACCTGGACAACGCCCAGGTCCTCACCCAGAACCGCGTGAGCACCGCGGAGGCGAAGCTGCCCGAGGAGGTCAAGCGCAACGGCGTCACCACCAAGAAGAAGTCGCCCTCGATCACCCTCTGCGTCAACCTCATCTCGCCCGAGGGCCGCTACGACCAGCTCTACCTGAGCAACTTCGCCACCTTGCAGGTCAAGGACGAGCTGGCCCGGCTGCCCGGCGTCGGCGACGTCAGCTTCCTGGGCGAGCGTGAGTACAGCATGCGGGTCTGGCTCGACCCCGACCGCCTGGCGGCCCTCGACCTGACGGCCTCGGACGTCGTGGCCGCGATCCGCGAGCAGAACGTCCAGGTCGCCGCCGGGCGCCTCGGCCAGCAGCCGGCCCCGGACGACGTCGGCTTCCAGTACACCCTCTCCACGCGCGGGCGGCTGCTGGAGGCCGAGGAGTTCGAGCGGATCATCGTCAAGACCGGCGCCGAGGGCCGCGTCGCCCGGCTCCGCGACGTCGCCCGCATCGAGCTAGGGGCCCGCAGCTACGACGTCAACAGCTACCTCGACGGCCAGCCCTCGGTCACCCTGGCGGTCTTCCAGCTGCCCGGCTCCAACGCCGTCGAGACGGCCGAGGGCATCTACGAGAAGATGGCCGAGCTCCAGGAGTCGGTCTTCCCGCCGGGGCTGGAGTACCGCATCGTCTACGACACGACCCAGTTCATCGAGGAGTCGGTCGCCAGCGTCGTTCACACGCTGATCGAGGCGTTCATCCTGGTGTTCCTGGTCGTGCTGGTCTTCCTCCAGAACTGGAGGGCCACGATCATCCCGATGGTCGCCGTGCCGGTCTCGCTGATCGGCACCTTCATCTTCATGGCGCTGTTCGGCTTCTCGCTGAACAACCTGTCGCTCTTCGGCCTGGTGCTGGCCATCGGCATCGTGGTCGACGACGCCATCGTGGTCGTCGAGAACGTTGAGCGCAACCTCGCCCTCGGGCTGAAGCCCCGCGAGGCGACCTCCCGCGCCATGGGCGAGGTGATCGGGCCGATCATCGCCACGACCTTCGTGATGCTCGCCGTCTTCGTCCCCGTCGCCTTCATCACCGGCATCTCGGGCCGGTTCTACCAGCAGTTCGCCCTGACGATCGCCGTCTCGACGGCGCTGTCGGCCTTCAACTCGTTGACGCTCAGCCCGGCCCTCTGCGCCATCCTGCTCAAGCCGCACGACCACTCCGGGCACGCCGCCCGGTCGTGGGCCCTGCCGCGGCTGGCCTACGTCCTCTTCTTCGGCTACCTCGCCGACATGCTCGCCAGCCCGCTTGTCCTCGAGGCGACGGGGCTCGACGGGGCGGGGGCCTGGGCCGCCCGGGGCGGGGTGGCGCTGGCCGGCGGCGTGGCGGGCTGGTTCGTCGGGGCGATCCTCGACCGGATCATCGCCGGCTTCTTCAAGGGCTTCAACGTGGTCTTCGACGCGGCGACGTCCGTCTACGGCAAGGTCGTCGGCGGCCTGATCCGCGGCTCGGCGATCGTGCTGGTCGTCTACGTCGGCCTGCTGGGGCTGACCTACCAGGGCTTCCGGGCCGTGCCGGTCGGCTTCATCCCGGCCCAGGACAAGGGCTACCTCGTCGTCAACGCCCAGCTCCCCGATGCCGCCTCGCTCGCCCGCACCGAGGCCGTCATCCGCCGCCTCTCCGAGGCGGCCCGCCAGATCCCCGGCGTGGCGCACACGATCGACAACGTCGGCTACTCGGCCCTCAACGCCACCAACGCCTCCAACGTCGGCTCGATGTTCGTCATCCTCGAGCCCTTCGAGGAGCGCGCCGGCCACCCCGAGCTGGGGGCCGACGCCGTGCTCCGCACCTTCGCCGAGCAGACGTCGGGCGACCAGGACGCGATCGTCAGCGTCTTCGGCGCCCCGCCGGTCGAGGGCCTGGGCAGCGTCGGCGGCTTCAAGCTCATGGTTCAGGACCGCGGCGACTCCGGCCCGGAGGCCATCCAGGGGGCCGTCGCCAACCTCGTCGAGGCGGGGGACGACCAGCCGATGCTCGCCGGCCTGTTCTCCAGCTACCGGGCCGACGTGCCCCAGTACTTCATCGACATCGACCGGGACATGGCCCGCTCGATGGGCGTCCCCCTGGACAACATCTTCGAGACGCTCCAGATCGAGCTCGGCTCGCTCTACGTCAACCAGTTCACCCGCTTCGGCCGCAACTGGCAGGTCAACGTCCAGGCCGACTCCGCGTACCGCTTGCGCCCCGACCAGATCGCCCAGCTCAAGACCCGGGGGGCCGACGGCAAGATGGTCCCGATCGGGACCCTGGCCGGGGTCCGGGAGATCGGCGCCCCGACGATCGTCGAGCGCTACAACATGTTCCCCGCCGCCGCCCTCAACGGCGCCCCCGCCCCCGGCGCCAGCTCCGGCCAGGCCGTCTCCACGATGGAGCAGCTCGCCGCCCGAGAGCTGCCGCGCGGGATGGGGACGCAGTGGACCGAGCTGACACTCCTGCAGAAGCTGGAGGGGAACACGGCGCTCTTCGTCTTCCCGTTCTGCGTGCTCTGCGTCTTCCTCGTGCTCGCCTTCCAGTACGAGAGCTGGAGCCTGCCGCTGGCGATAATCCTGATCGTGCCGATGTGCCTGCTCTGCGCCATCGGCGGTGTCTGGCTGATGGGGATGGACAACAACATCTTCACGCAGATCGGCCTCGTCGTGCTCGTCGCCCTGGCGAGCAAGAACGCCATCCTGATCGTCGAGTTCGCCCGCGAGCAGGAGGCGGGCGGGATGCCCCGCCGCGATGCCGCCGTGACGGCCTCGGTGCTCCGGCTGCGGCCGATCCTGATGACCTCCTTCGCCTTCATCCTCGGCGTCGTGCCGCTGGTCCGCGCCGTCGGCGCCGGGGCCGAGATGCGGCGGGCGCTGGGCCTGGCGGTCTTCTCCGGGATGCTCGGCGTCACCGCCTTCGGCGTCCTGCTTACGCCCGTCTTCTACGTCGTTATCCGGTGGCTCTCGGCCGCCCGGGGCGCGGCCGACCCGTACGAGCCGGCGCCGATCACGGCCGCCCTGCGGGACGGCGCGGAGGGCGAGCCCGTCGAAGCCGGAATCGGCAGCGACATCCATGCTCCGGCGTCATGA
- a CDS encoding bestrophin-like domain, with amino-acid sequence MAVSGIVFACVSGGALLGMLLRSRLPDHHLGAESKDVVRLAMGLVATMTALVLGMLVASAKASFDAQRHGVAQLAANTIVLDRFLAYYGEEARPTRELLCASVVDVFRRTWPEDDPTMGRPTAGGRAEGRYDELYVRILALQPRTDVQRAIQAQALKLVGETGQMRWLLFAQERGTTLPTPFLVVLAVWLTFLLASFGLFAPGNATALLSLAVCALSVSSAVFLVLDLDHPFDGIIRTSGEPLRVALEQIGR; translated from the coding sequence ATGGCCGTCAGCGGGATCGTCTTCGCCTGCGTCTCCGGGGGCGCCCTGCTCGGCATGCTGCTCCGCTCCCGGCTGCCGGACCACCACCTCGGCGCCGAATCGAAGGACGTGGTCCGGCTGGCCATGGGCCTCGTCGCGACCATGACCGCCCTGGTGCTCGGCATGCTGGTCGCGTCGGCCAAGGCCTCGTTCGACGCCCAGCGCCACGGCGTGGCCCAGCTCGCCGCCAATACCATCGTCCTCGACCGCTTCCTGGCCTACTACGGGGAGGAGGCCCGGCCGACCCGCGAACTGCTCTGTGCCTCGGTGGTCGACGTGTTCCGGCGGACCTGGCCCGAGGACGACCCCACGATGGGGCGGCCGACGGCCGGGGGCCGGGCCGAGGGCCGCTACGATGAGCTGTACGTCCGGATCCTGGCACTCCAACCGAGGACCGACGTCCAGCGCGCCATCCAGGCCCAGGCCCTCAAGCTCGTCGGCGAGACCGGGCAGATGCGCTGGCTCCTGTTCGCCCAGGAGCGGGGCACCACGCTCCCGACGCCGTTCCTGGTGGTCCTGGCGGTCTGGCTGACCTTCCTGCTCGCCAGCTTCGGCCTGTTCGCGCCCGGCAACGCGACGGCGCTGCTGTCCCTGGCCGTCTGCGCGCTGTCGGTCTCCAGCGCCGTGTTCCTGGTCCTGGACTTGGACCACCCGTTCGACGGGATCATCCGCACCTCCGGCGAGCCGCTGCGCGTCGCCTTGGAGCAGATCGGGCGGTGA
- a CDS encoding Dyp-type peroxidase, whose amino-acid sequence MLELDDIQHILLGRAPAMSARYEFLSFRDPSAGRKWLAGILPTVQSVAASRASADENNRWVTLGFTWNGLRALGVDGASLGTFPEEFRQGMVVRAEILGDTGANHPNHWAGGLASPGLHAIAILFARDRAERDRCASEHRGLVARCEGVEVLSSLDLDATPPFDHAHDHFGYRDRLSPTIIEGSGDEPTPGSGGPLKAGEFILGYPDEDGNVAGQPEPEILRRNGTYAAYRRLEEHVGAFRDFLREHGQTPAEQELIAAKLMGRWRSGAPLVLAPEEDDPALGADPHRNNDFNYKESDPHGYAVPLGAHIRRMNPRDTAANMNRRRMIRRGATYGPPLPEGAPEDGQERGIAAFVICASLIRQFEFAQNVWANDKNFHGLANERDPMIGNQDGTLEFKIPKRPIRKTIKGLPAFTTVRGGAYFFLPGLNALRHLAAPTEARMRI is encoded by the coding sequence ATGCTGGAACTCGACGACATCCAACACATCCTCCTCGGCCGGGCGCCGGCGATGTCGGCGCGCTACGAGTTCCTGTCCTTCCGCGATCCCTCCGCCGGGCGAAAGTGGCTCGCGGGCATCTTGCCGACGGTACAATCGGTCGCCGCGTCGCGCGCCTCGGCGGACGAGAACAACCGCTGGGTGACCCTCGGCTTCACCTGGAACGGCCTGCGGGCGCTGGGGGTGGACGGGGCGTCGCTGGGCACCTTCCCGGAGGAGTTCCGTCAGGGGATGGTCGTCCGCGCCGAAATCCTCGGCGACACGGGCGCCAACCACCCCAATCACTGGGCGGGCGGCCTGGCCAGCCCGGGCCTCCACGCCATCGCCATCCTCTTCGCCCGCGATCGCGCGGAGCGCGATCGCTGCGCGTCGGAGCATCGGGGGCTCGTCGCGCGATGCGAGGGGGTGGAGGTGCTCTCGTCGCTCGACCTCGACGCCACCCCGCCGTTCGACCACGCGCACGACCACTTCGGCTACCGGGACCGGCTCTCGCCGACGATCATCGAGGGCTCGGGCGACGAGCCGACGCCCGGGTCGGGCGGCCCGCTGAAGGCGGGCGAATTCATCCTCGGCTACCCCGACGAGGACGGCAACGTCGCCGGCCAACCCGAGCCCGAGATCCTCCGCCGCAACGGCACGTACGCGGCCTACCGCCGCCTGGAGGAGCACGTCGGGGCGTTCCGGGACTTCCTCCGCGAGCACGGCCAGACCCCGGCGGAGCAGGAGCTCATCGCCGCCAAGCTCATGGGCCGCTGGCGGAGCGGCGCCCCGCTCGTCCTGGCACCGGAGGAGGACGACCCGGCCCTCGGGGCCGACCCGCATCGCAACAACGACTTCAACTACAAGGAATCGGACCCGCACGGCTACGCCGTGCCCCTGGGGGCGCACATCCGCCGCATGAACCCGCGGGACACGGCCGCGAACATGAACCGCCGCCGCATGATCCGCCGCGGGGCCACCTACGGGCCGCCCCTGCCGGAAGGCGCGCCGGAGGACGGCCAGGAGCGCGGCATCGCGGCCTTCGTGATCTGCGCGAGCCTGATCCGCCAGTTCGAGTTCGCGCAGAACGTGTGGGCCAACGACAAGAACTTCCACGGGCTGGCCAACGAGCGCGACCCCATGATCGGCAACCAGGACGGCACCCTGGAATTCAAGATCCCCAAACGGCCGATCCGCAAGACGATCAAGGGGCTCCCGGCCTTCACCACCGTCCGAGGCGGGGCGTACTTCTTCCTGCCCGGCCTCAACGCGCTCCGCCACCTCGCGGCGCCGACCGAGGCAAGAATGAGAATTTGA